One genomic window of Campylobacter curvus includes the following:
- a CDS encoding triose-phosphate isomerase, with translation MKFLANLKCNHTRASFAEYAKILDANLSANDDVNVFAPFTAFDAKEHKFKLGAQNFYPCVSGAFTGEIGKAQLDEFGVSSVLIGHSERREILGESERLLRAKFDFAAKNGWQIIYCVGENLSVNEAGGTKEFLRTQLGNIDTGYANLIVAYEPIWAIGTGKSASAEQIAEILGFLRTLTAAPLLYGGSVNAANIAEIARIKECGGVLVGTASWDATNFLNLIASSRERI, from the coding sequence GTGAAATTTCTAGCGAATTTAAAGTGCAACCACACCCGCGCGAGCTTTGCCGAGTATGCCAAAATTTTGGACGCAAATTTAAGCGCAAATGACGATGTGAACGTATTTGCGCCATTTACCGCTTTTGATGCAAAAGAGCATAAATTTAAGCTTGGAGCGCAGAATTTTTATCCTTGCGTTAGCGGGGCATTTACTGGCGAGATCGGTAAGGCGCAGCTGGATGAATTTGGCGTTTCAAGCGTGCTTATCGGGCACTCCGAAAGGCGCGAAATTTTAGGCGAGAGCGAGCGGCTTTTGCGTGCTAAATTTGACTTCGCGGCTAAAAACGGCTGGCAGATCATCTACTGCGTGGGCGAAAATTTAAGCGTAAATGAAGCCGGTGGCACGAAAGAATTTTTACGCACGCAGCTTGGAAACATCGATACCGGTTACGCAAATTTGATCGTCGCGTATGAGCCTATTTGGGCTATCGGCACGGGCAAAAGCGCGAGCGCGGAGCAAATCGCTGAAATTTTGGGATTTCTTCGCACTTTGACGGCCGCACCGCTACTTTACGGCGGCAGCGTAAATGCCGCAAATATCGCTGAGATCGCGCGTATAAAGGAGTGTGGCGGAGTGCTAGTGGGGACTGCGAGCTGGGATGCAACAAATTTCTTAAATCTCATCGCGTCGTCTCGTGAGCGTATTTAA
- a CDS encoding SseB family protein, whose amino-acid sequence MSLKDMMEKFISKPCEVNEKALLKELKKAEFLTPVIMAAPLAKPDGGAVYEEEGSNIKFVLLEDDSDKKSYFPAFTSREEMMKWRNDSEQEVLNLRLKDYAVMIASSHGKYAGVVIDAFSHSFILDISKLEAIFGKEI is encoded by the coding sequence ATGAGCTTAAAAGATATGATGGAAAAATTTATATCAAAACCATGTGAGGTGAACGAAAAAGCTCTTTTAAAAGAGCTTAAAAAGGCTGAATTCCTAACTCCGGTGATAATGGCCGCCCCTCTTGCAAAGCCTGATGGCGGCGCAGTTTATGAGGAAGAGGGCTCGAATATAAAATTTGTCTTGCTCGAGGACGATAGCGATAAAAAGAGTTATTTTCCTGCATTTACTAGCCGCGAGGAGATGATGAAGTGGCGAAACGACAGCGAGCAGGAGGTCTTAAATTTACGTTTGAAAGACTACGCAGTCATGATTGCTAGCTCACATGGTAAATACGCCGGTGTCGTGATAGATGCGTTTTCCCACTCTTTTATTTTAGATATATCAAAGCTCGAAGCGATCTTCGGTAAGGAAATTTAG
- the ypfJ gene encoding KPN_02809 family neutral zinc metallopeptidase gives MKWQDSRQSNNVEDRRQDNTTSMGNMGNLGALIPIIRFLLGSNIGRVILAIGVIAYFMGYNPLALIEGGSTASVQKSVDSPEEKQKVAFVSAVLAKTEDVWGKIFSEQGAGYKEPNLVLFRNAVSSKCGFASSQTGPFYCPVDQKVYLDLGFFDELANKYKAAGDFAQAYVIAHEVGHHVQNLLGTLENIQTLKSRTKSPIEQNALQVKVELQADCYAGVWAHYMGQYKVLEDGDIEEALNAASAIGDDTLQKQYQGHVTPDSFTHGSSKQRMSWFKKGFEGGKLSSCAFEI, from the coding sequence ATGAAATGGCAAGACAGCAGGCAAAGCAACAACGTCGAAGATAGGCGTCAAGACAACACTACTAGCATGGGGAATATGGGCAACTTAGGCGCGCTCATACCTATTATCAGATTTTTACTAGGCTCAAACATCGGGCGCGTAATCTTGGCGATTGGTGTGATAGCTTATTTTATGGGTTATAACCCGCTTGCCTTGATCGAGGGTGGCTCGACGGCGAGCGTGCAAAAGTCAGTCGATAGCCCCGAAGAAAAGCAAAAAGTAGCCTTCGTCTCGGCCGTACTGGCCAAGACTGAAGATGTCTGGGGCAAAATTTTTAGCGAGCAGGGCGCGGGATACAAAGAGCCAAATTTAGTCCTTTTTAGAAACGCAGTCTCGAGCAAATGCGGCTTTGCCAGCTCACAGACCGGGCCGTTTTACTGCCCGGTAGATCAAAAGGTCTATCTTGATCTTGGCTTTTTTGACGAGCTAGCGAACAAATATAAAGCCGCCGGCGACTTCGCGCAAGCCTACGTCATTGCCCATGAAGTCGGCCATCACGTGCAAAATCTCCTCGGCACGCTAGAAAATATCCAAACCCTAAAATCGCGCACGAAAAGCCCAATCGAGCAAAACGCGCTACAAGTCAAAGTCGAGCTACAAGCCGACTGCTACGCGGGTGTGTGGGCGCACTACATGGGGCAGTATAAGGTGCTAGAAGATGGCGACATCGAGGAGGCGCTAAACGCCGCCAGCGCGATAGGCGACGATACGCTGCAAAAGCAGTATCAAGGGCACGTCACGCCAGATTCATTCACGCATGGCTCATCAAAGCAGCGTATGAGCTGGTTTAAAAAGGGCTTTGAGGGTGGCAAGCTTAGCTCGTGCGCGTTTGAAATTTAG
- the gap gene encoding type I glyceraldehyde-3-phosphate dehydrogenase: MSVKVAINGFGRIGRCAARIILGRDDVELVAINDTAKRDMTRYLLKYDTVHGEFKQDVDVLNDEFIEVGGKKIRVFSTRDLNELDYAAYGADVVLECTGKFLTTEGCQPYLAKGVKKVVMSAPAKDDTPTYVIGVNSDLYKGEAIVSNASCTTNGLAPVAKVLDENFGIVKGLMTTIHAYTHGQSLVDVKAKDFRRSRAAALNIAPTTTGAAKAIAKVLPQLSGKMHGQSVRVPVANVSMVDLTAVLAKKTSVDEVNDAFRAVAKGAMKGILLVDDDARVSSDFCTSSYSSIVASDTTQVICDDMVKIFAWYDNEWGYSERLVDLAVLAARG; encoded by the coding sequence ATGTCAGTTAAAGTAGCTATCAACGGCTTTGGGCGTATCGGCAGGTGTGCGGCGCGCATCATTTTGGGGCGCGATGACGTGGAGCTTGTCGCTATAAACGATACCGCAAAGCGCGATATGACAAGGTATCTTTTGAAGTATGACACGGTGCATGGCGAGTTTAAGCAAGATGTCGATGTGCTAAATGACGAATTTATCGAGGTGGGTGGCAAAAAGATCCGCGTTTTTTCTACGCGCGATCTAAACGAGCTTGACTACGCGGCTTACGGCGCGGACGTGGTGCTTGAATGCACGGGTAAATTCCTCACGACCGAGGGCTGCCAGCCGTATCTGGCAAAGGGCGTGAAAAAGGTCGTCATGAGCGCACCCGCAAAGGATGACACGCCTACTTACGTCATCGGTGTGAATTCCGACCTCTATAAGGGCGAAGCCATCGTCTCAAACGCAAGCTGCACTACAAATGGGCTCGCACCGGTTGCCAAGGTGCTTGATGAAAATTTTGGTATCGTAAAGGGGCTTATGACCACGATCCACGCCTACACGCACGGACAAAGCCTCGTCGATGTCAAGGCAAAGGACTTCCGCCGCAGCCGCGCAGCCGCACTAAATATCGCGCCGACTACGACAGGAGCGGCAAAAGCGATCGCAAAGGTGCTTCCGCAGCTTAGCGGCAAAATGCACGGACAAAGCGTACGCGTACCAGTCGCTAACGTCTCTATGGTCGATCTGACCGCCGTTTTGGCGAAAAAAACGAGCGTAGATGAGGTAAATGACGCCTTTCGCGCGGTGGCAAAGGGCGCGATGAAAGGTATCTTGCTCGTCGATGACGACGCGCGCGTTAGCAGCGACTTTTGCACGAGCTCTTACAGCTCCATCGTCGCCAGCGACACGACGCAGGTCATTTGCGATGATATGGTCAAAATTTTTGCCTGGTACGACAACGAGTGGGGCTACTCAGAGCGCCTCGTAGATCTCGCGGTTTTAGCCGCAAGGGGCTAA
- a CDS encoding phosphoglycerate kinase, giving the protein MSDILSISELNLAKKRVFIRCDFNVPMDEFLNITDDRRIRSAIPTIRYCLDNGCSVVLASHLGRPKNGFEEKFSLKGVAKRLSRLLDRDVIFANDVIGSDAQNKASALKSGEVLMLENLRFEKGETKNDEILAGELAKFGEIYINDAFGVCHRAHASVEAITKFYDDEHKAAGFLLQKEINFAQNLIKKPTRPFVAVVGGSKVSGKLQALHNLLPRVDKLIIGGGMAFTFLKSLGENIGNSLLEEELIDDAREILKKGKELGVKIYLPVDVVAAQSFSAESAVKYVTVQEIPSGWMGLDIGPASVRLFKEVLADAQTVWWNGPMGVFEMDKFSKGSIKMSHAIVETHATTVVGGGDTADVVERAGDADEMTFISTGGGASLELIEGKELPGIKPLRKAGE; this is encoded by the coding sequence ATGAGCGATATTTTATCTATCAGCGAGCTAAATTTAGCCAAAAAGCGCGTGTTTATCAGGTGCGATTTTAACGTGCCGATGGACGAGTTTTTAAACATCACCGACGACCGCCGTATCCGCTCGGCGATCCCTACGATTCGCTATTGCCTCGATAATGGGTGCAGCGTCGTTTTGGCAAGTCACCTCGGACGCCCCAAAAACGGCTTTGAAGAGAAATTTTCGCTAAAAGGCGTGGCAAAACGCCTCTCGCGGCTACTTGACAGGGACGTCATCTTTGCAAACGACGTCATCGGCTCCGACGCGCAAAACAAGGCAAGCGCGCTAAAAAGCGGCGAAGTTTTGATGCTTGAAAATTTACGCTTTGAAAAGGGCGAGACCAAAAACGATGAAATTTTAGCCGGCGAGCTGGCTAAATTTGGCGAAATTTACATCAACGACGCATTTGGCGTCTGCCACCGCGCGCACGCATCTGTCGAGGCTATCACGAAATTTTACGACGACGAGCACAAGGCGGCGGGATTTTTACTGCAAAAGGAGATAAATTTCGCTCAAAATCTCATCAAAAAGCCGACTAGGCCTTTCGTCGCGGTCGTGGGTGGCAGCAAGGTCAGTGGGAAGCTGCAAGCCCTGCACAACCTCCTTCCGCGCGTGGATAAGCTAATAATCGGCGGCGGTATGGCATTTACTTTTCTAAAATCTCTTGGCGAAAATATCGGAAATTCGCTGCTTGAAGAGGAGCTAATCGACGACGCGAGAGAAATTTTGAAAAAAGGCAAGGAGCTAGGGGTCAAAATTTACCTGCCCGTCGATGTCGTCGCGGCGCAGAGCTTCTCTGCCGAGAGCGCGGTCAAATACGTCACGGTGCAAGAGATCCCAAGCGGCTGGATGGGGCTTGACATCGGGCCTGCGTCGGTGCGGCTGTTTAAAGAGGTGCTTGCCGACGCGCAGACCGTGTGGTGGAACGGGCCGATGGGCGTTTTTGAGATGGATAAATTTAGCAAAGGTAGCATCAAGATGAGCCACGCTATCGTCGAGACGCACGCTACCACGGTCGTTGGTGGCGGCGATACGGCGGATGTGGTCGAGCGCGCGGGAGACGCGGACGAGATGACCTTTATCTCGACTGGCGGCGGGGCGAGCTTGGAGCTCATCGAGGGCAAGGAGCTGCCCGGCATAAAGCCGCTTAGAAAGGCTGGCGAGTGA
- a CDS encoding NADH:flavin oxidoreductase/NADH oxidase has product MQNSALLFTPLNIGDIRVKNRIVMPPMCMYKVKNDSGLPRCFHKLHYGARALGGVGLIIVEATAVEPRGRITHKDLGLWSDEQTAAHKELVKECAKYGAVMAIQLAHAGRKSECDSEPIAPSAVKFSSAYKTPKQMSAQDIEDVKGAFVSAAVRAQEAGYEIIELHAAHGYLLNEFLSPGINKREDGYGGSFENRTRLLKEILLAVKQATSVPVGIRISADSWVAGDWDVADSVQLAKHLEELGAAFIHVSAGGLFESVDDAPKFAPLYQAGYAKAVKEAVKIPVITVGLITRASEGEALLLGGACDLVAYGRELLRNPNFAFSAMSIFKEKELIEDAYLRAF; this is encoded by the coding sequence ATGCAAAATTCCGCTTTACTTTTCACACCGCTAAATATCGGCGATATCCGCGTCAAAAACCGTATCGTGATGCCGCCGATGTGCATGTATAAGGTCAAAAATGACAGCGGTCTGCCGCGCTGCTTTCATAAGCTGCATTACGGAGCTCGCGCGCTGGGTGGCGTGGGGCTCATCATAGTCGAGGCCACGGCGGTTGAGCCTCGCGGGCGCATCACGCACAAAGACCTTGGACTTTGGAGTGACGAACAGACGGCGGCACATAAGGAGCTCGTAAAAGAGTGCGCCAAATATGGCGCCGTGATGGCTATCCAGCTAGCTCACGCAGGGCGAAAAAGCGAGTGCGATAGCGAGCCTATTGCGCCAAGCGCGGTCAAATTTAGCAGTGCCTACAAGACGCCAAAGCAAATGAGCGCGCAGGACATCGAGGATGTGAAAGGGGCGTTCGTGAGTGCGGCGGTGCGCGCGCAGGAGGCTGGATACGAGATCATCGAGCTGCACGCTGCGCACGGGTATTTGCTAAACGAATTCCTCTCTCCCGGCATAAACAAGCGGGAGGACGGATACGGCGGTAGCTTTGAGAACCGAACGAGGCTTTTAAAGGAAATTTTGCTCGCCGTGAAGCAGGCAACCAGCGTGCCGGTGGGCATTCGCATCAGTGCGGACAGCTGGGTCGCGGGAGACTGGGACGTGGCGGACAGCGTGCAGCTGGCTAAACATCTAGAAGAGCTTGGGGCTGCATTTATCCACGTTTCGGCGGGCGGGCTTTTTGAGAGTGTGGATGATGCGCCTAAATTTGCGCCGCTTTATCAGGCTGGCTACGCAAAGGCGGTCAAAGAGGCGGTAAAGATCCCTGTCATCACCGTGGGGCTCATAACGAGAGCGAGCGAGGGCGAGGCACTGCTACTAGGTGGCGCGTGCGATCTGGTCGCATACGGCAGGGAGCTACTGAGAAATCCGAATTTCGCCTTTAGTGCGATGTCGATTTTTAAGGAAAAAGAGCTGATAGAGGATGCGTATTTGCGCGCTTTTTAG
- a CDS encoding YeiH family protein, translated as MNLSKFYSWGALAALSLLSIFLSQTLLKNFHLSPLIIAILLGAFFGNTLSNGVKNLQDSGVLAISTKQILRLGIILFGFRLTFDDISSVGASGILFAFFIVFSTFGVGCLVGRLLGLDAKSFMLISSGSCVCGAAAVMASQSVLKASPHAVAVAVCTVVVFGTIGMFLYPLVIQFLSLTPVQAGFLTGGSLHEVAHVVAAGAAINDDTQSVAVVIKMLRVMMLVPFLIMLCILNLKFSGDLSMANVKANVPYFAIWFLVAIAVGSLPFFPREALGGINFIDTFLLSLAMCALGMGINKNVLKDSGKKPFLLAIVMFVWLFAASLAFVKIFV; from the coding sequence GTGAATCTGTCTAAATTTTACTCTTGGGGAGCGCTCGCCGCACTCTCCTTGCTATCTATCTTTTTATCTCAAACTTTGCTTAAAAATTTTCACCTAAGCCCTCTCATCATTGCTATTTTACTCGGTGCGTTTTTTGGCAACACTCTTTCAAATGGCGTGAAAAATCTACAAGATAGCGGCGTTTTAGCCATCTCGACCAAGCAAATTTTAAGGCTTGGCATCATTCTTTTTGGCTTTCGTCTCACGTTTGACGATATCTCTAGCGTGGGTGCGAGCGGCATTTTATTTGCATTTTTTATCGTTTTTAGCACCTTTGGTGTAGGCTGTCTCGTCGGCAGGCTCTTGGGACTTGACGCCAAAAGCTTCATGCTGATATCCTCTGGCTCTTGTGTGTGTGGCGCGGCTGCCGTGATGGCTAGTCAGAGCGTGCTAAAGGCAAGCCCTCACGCCGTCGCCGTGGCTGTTTGCACGGTCGTGGTGTTTGGGACGATCGGTATGTTTTTGTATCCGTTAGTGATCCAGTTTCTTTCGCTAACTCCCGTTCAGGCTGGGTTTTTGACGGGCGGATCGCTGCACGAGGTGGCTCATGTCGTAGCTGCCGGTGCCGCGATAAACGATGATACTCAAAGCGTCGCCGTGGTGATCAAGATGCTGCGAGTCATGATGCTAGTGCCCTTTCTCATAATGCTTTGCATCTTAAATTTAAAATTTTCAGGCGATCTTAGCATGGCTAATGTAAAAGCCAATGTGCCCTATTTTGCGATATGGTTTTTAGTCGCTATCGCCGTAGGTTCGTTGCCATTTTTCCCGCGTGAGGCGCTTGGGGGCATAAATTTCATAGATACGTTCCTGCTTTCGCTTGCTATGTGTGCGCTTGGCATGGGGATAAACAAAAACGTCTTGAAAGATAGCGGCAAAAAGCCGTTTTTGCTGGCGATCGTCATGTTTGTTTGGCTTTTTGCAGCGTCTTTAGCGTTTGTTAAAATTTTCGTTTGA
- the nadD gene encoding nicotinate (nicotinamide) nucleotide adenylyltransferase translates to MNLALFGGSFDPPHLGHDSIVKMALDSLDIDKLIIMPTYISPFKSEFSAPPELRLKWIRQIWGHLQKVEISDYEIALTRPVPTIETVEHLYEIYDIDSFYLIIGADHLATLNKWHDFKRLCSLVKFVIAERNHILIPENLQKMDVNVNISSSQIRHSKGLDELPSSIKDEVIKFYQGKNMQEISMNERIENIVKILDEKKAEEIQVFDMSDRDYFVKFVIIATTMGERHAYSLSDDLKEGLKPLGERFLAIESSPDWIVLDLGDMLIHLLSPQYRAKYNIEEFLSKLKAQA, encoded by the coding sequence ATGAACCTAGCACTCTTTGGCGGCAGCTTCGACCCGCCGCATTTGGGGCACGACAGTATCGTAAAGATGGCTCTTGATAGCCTGGATATCGACAAGCTCATCATCATGCCAACATACATCAGCCCGTTTAAAAGCGAGTTTTCAGCCCCGCCCGAGCTTCGGCTAAAATGGATAAGACAGATTTGGGGACATTTGCAAAAGGTCGAAATTTCAGACTACGAGATAGCCCTGACTCGGCCGGTTCCTACTATCGAGACGGTCGAGCATCTATATGAAATTTACGACATAGACAGCTTTTATCTGATCATCGGCGCCGATCATTTAGCGACTTTGAACAAATGGCACGACTTCAAGCGCTTGTGCTCGCTGGTGAAATTCGTGATCGCCGAGCGAAATCATATCTTGATACCTGAAAATTTGCAAAAAATGGACGTAAATGTTAATATTAGCTCCTCGCAGATCAGGCACTCAAAGGGGCTTGACGAGCTGCCAAGCTCTATCAAAGACGAGGTCATAAAATTTTACCAAGGGAAAAATATGCAAGAAATTTCGATGAACGAGAGGATAGAAAATATAGTCAAAATTTTGGACGAGAAAAAGGCCGAGGAGATACAAGTTTTTGATATGTCAGACCGCGACTATTTCGTGAAATTCGTCATCATCGCAACAACGATGGGCGAGCGCCACGCCTACTCTTTGAGCGACGATCTGAAAGAAGGCCTAAAGCCGCTTGGCGAGCGATTTTTAGCCATCGAGAGCTCGCCTGATTGGATCGTGCTTGATCTTGGCGATATGCTGATACATCTGCTAAGCCCGCAATACCGCGCAAAATACAACATCGAAGAGTTTTTAAGCAAGCTTAAAGCCCAAGCGTAA
- the fabI gene encoding enoyl-ACP reductase FabI, with translation MIMKGKKGLIVGVANAKSIAYGIAEACHKAGAQMAFTYLNDALKKRVEPIAAEFGSKFVYELDVNNPAHLDGLADHLKADLGEIDFLVHAVAYAPKEALEGAFIDTSKEAFDIAMGTSVYSLLSLTRAVAPVLKEGGSVLTLTYLGGPKFVPHYNVMGVAKAALESSVRYLAHDLGAKNIRVNAISAGPIKTLAASGIGDFRMILRYNEVNAPLKRNVTTEDVGKSAMYLLSDLASGVTGEIHYVDCGYSIMGMGDVATDAEGNTILAWDAGK, from the coding sequence ATGATAATGAAAGGCAAAAAAGGTCTAATAGTCGGCGTCGCAAATGCCAAATCGATCGCTTACGGTATCGCCGAAGCTTGTCACAAAGCCGGTGCGCAGATGGCTTTTACATACTTAAACGACGCGCTCAAAAAACGCGTAGAGCCGATAGCTGCGGAGTTCGGGAGCAAATTTGTATATGAGCTTGACGTGAATAACCCCGCTCACTTGGACGGGCTGGCAGACCATCTAAAAGCCGATCTTGGCGAGATAGACTTCCTTGTGCATGCCGTCGCCTACGCGCCAAAAGAGGCGTTAGAGGGCGCGTTCATCGACACGAGCAAGGAGGCATTCGACATCGCGATGGGTACGTCCGTGTACTCGCTGCTTAGCCTTACGCGCGCGGTCGCTCCGGTGCTAAAAGAGGGCGGCTCCGTGCTCACGCTCACATACCTTGGCGGGCCAAAATTCGTGCCACACTACAACGTAATGGGCGTGGCAAAGGCTGCGCTTGAAAGCTCGGTGCGCTATCTGGCTCACGATCTTGGCGCGAAAAATATCCGCGTAAATGCCATTTCGGCAGGCCCGATAAAGACGCTCGCAGCTAGCGGGATAGGCGATTTTAGGATGATCCTGCGCTACAACGAGGTGAATGCCCCGCTAAAACGCAACGTTACGACCGAGGACGTGGGCAAAAGCGCGATGTATCTGCTTAGTGACCTTGCTAGCGGCGTGACCGGCGAGATCCACTACGTTGATTGTGGTTACAGCATAATGGGCATGGGCGACGTGGCTACCGATGCCGAGGGCAACACGATCCTAGCGTGGGACGCCGGAAAATAA